The Lycium ferocissimum isolate CSIRO_LF1 chromosome 10, AGI_CSIRO_Lferr_CH_V1, whole genome shotgun sequence genome window below encodes:
- the LOC132033136 gene encoding protein SPA, chloroplastic, with product MLTVPSLSRFKSPFLSSPLKLPPSTSSFSQKFHQIQRSPNSYPCVRAVDLDQNTVIAITVGVLSVAIGVGIPVFYETQIDNAAKRDNTQPCFPCAGTGAQKCRFCMGTGSVTVELGGDNKEVSRCINCDGAGALTCTTCQGSGIQPRYLDRREFKDDD from the exons ATGTTAACAGTTCCTTCACTTTCCCGTTTTAAGTCTCCATTTCTCAGTTCCCCTCTTAAGCTCCCACCTTCTACTTCATCTTTCTCTCAGAAATTTCATCAAATACAACGTTCACCAAATTCTTATCCATGTGTTAGAGCTGTGGATCTTGATCAAAACACG GTGATAGCAATTACAGTTGGGGTGCTCAGTGTTGCTATTGGAGTTGGGATTCCAGTTTTTTATGAGACCCAAATTGATAATGCT GCGAAAAGAGATAATACGCAGCCCTGCTTCCCCTGCGCTGGCACTGGGGCTC AGAAATGCAGATTTTGCATGGGTACTGGCAGTGTGACAGTGGAGCTTGGAGGGGACAATAAAGAAGTCTCTCGGTGCATCAACTGTGACGGTGCTGGTGCTTTGACTTGCACAACATGTCAAGGCAGTGGCATTCAACCTCGGTACCTTGATCGCAG GGAATTTAAGGACGACGATTAA
- the LOC132033139 gene encoding endoglucanase 2-like produces the protein MGEKSRKGGWCGWIIALIVVAAAAGAIVALVRKKHNDSSPDAPGNPGAPQKKYADALKTAMQFFDVQKSGQLVNNKISWRGDSALKDGSQAKLDLSKGMYDAGDHMKFNFPMAYTATVLSWAILEYGDQMKVVSQLEPAQDSLKWITDYLINSHPKDNVLYIQVGDPVADHKCWDRPEDMTEARPLIQINTTVSGTEVAAETAAAMAAASLVFKSSDSSYSSDLLKHAKQLFTFADKYRGSYSENIPEVATYYNSTGYGDELLWAASWLYHATGDQTYFDYATGKNADSFGNFGNPTWFSWDNKLAGTQVLLSRVSFFNSKASNSDTLQEYRKTAEAVMCGLLPKSPTATSSRTDSGLIWISEWNALQHPVASAFLAVLYSDYMLTSRTAKITCNGNAYTPSDLRKFAISQADYVLGNNPSKMSYLVGYGDKYPQYVHHRGASIPKDADTNCKEGWKYLDSTEPNPNVATGALVGGPFLNETYIDSRNNSMQTEPTTYNSAALVGLLSGLVTTSSVVQSFT, from the exons ATGggagagaaatcaagaaaaggaGGTTGGTGTGGATGGATTATTGCATTGATAGTTGTTGCAGCGGCTGCTGGAGCAATTGTGGCACTTGTTAGGAAGAAACATAATGATTCTAGCCCTGATGCTCCTGGAAATCCTGGTGCTCCTCAAAAGAAATATGCAGATGCTTTGAAAACTGCAATGCAGTTCTTTGATGTACAAAAAT CTGGGCAGTTGGTAAATAACAAGATATCATGGAGAGGCGATTCAGCTCTCAAAGATGGCAGTCAAGCAAAGTTAGACCTCAGCAAAGGAATGTATGATGCTGGCGATCACATGAAATTTAATTTCCCAATGGCTTACACTGCCACTGTGTTATCATGGGCCATCCTTGAGTATGGTGATCAGATGAAAGTTGTGAGCCAGTTGGAACCTGCTCAAGACTCACTCAAGTGGATTACCGACTACCTTATCAATTCTCATCCAAAAGACAATGTTCTGTATATTCAg GTTGGTGATCCTGTTGCCGACCATAAATGTTGGGACAGGCCCGAGGACATGACTGAGGCAAGACCTCTAATTCAGATAAATACTACTGTCTCCGGGACTGAAGTTGCAGCTGAAACTGCAGCAGCTATGGCAGCAGCATCCCTGGTGTTCAAGTCCAGTGACTCGTCATACTCCAGTGACCTTCTTAAGCATGCTAAACAGTTGTTTACTTTTGCCGACAAATATAGAGGTTCCTACAGCGAAAATATTCCTGAAGTCGCAACATATTACAACTCCACTGGATATGGAGATGAGCTTTTGTGGGCAGCAAGTTGGCTATATCATGCAACTGGGGATCAAACATATTTTGATTATGCGACTGGGAAAAATGCAGATTCTTTTGGTAATTTTGGAAATCCAACTTGGTTTAGCTGGGATAACAAACTAGCCGGTACTCAG GTTCTTTTATCCCGGGTCAGCTTCTTTAATTCGAAAGCCTCAAACTCGGATACACTTCAAGAGTACAGGAAAACTGCAGAAGCTGTAATGTGTGGTCTCTTACCAAAATCTCCAACGGCAACATCCAGCAGAACTGATA GTGGTTTAATATGGATAAGTGAATGGAACGCATTACAGCATCCTGTAGCCTCTGCCTTCTTAGCTGTACTGTACAGTGATTACATGCTCACTTCCCGGACTGCAAAAATAACTTGTAATGGAAATGCATATACACCATCTGATCTCCGGAAGTTTGCCATCTCCCAG GCTGATTATGTGTTGGGAAACAATCCATCGAAGATGAGTTACCTCGTAGGCTATGGGGACAAATATCCGCAATATGTTCACCACAGAGGGGCGTCCATTCCTAAAGATGCCGATACTAATTGCAAAGAAGGTTGGAAGTATCTAGACTCAACTGAACCAAATCCCAATGTCGCAACTGGAGCTCTTGTCGGCGGACCGTTTCTTAATGAAACATATATCGATTCAAGGAACAATTCGATGCAAACAGAGCCAACCACATACAATAGCGCTGCCCTTGTTGGCCTTCTTTCTGGTTTGGTTACCACTTCCTCAGTTGTTCAATCTTTCACCTGA
- the LOC132033135 gene encoding uncharacterized protein LOC132033135 isoform X2 codes for MESALLSASRFTTTLHKREVVGGPVAVRKLQSSFYGKEINNSHALFTRNFKRIHLTVTSVMRRKLTKKETVVPDPDYRIPIVLLGLSGGLFYAENLPAAVPIGLLGLLLLFQTTRVRFVFDDEALEVKVGEQLEESGENVFVGGKNRWKYSTFVNWELWWPNFPILVYFKEKQTKPEGQIHFFPVIFNGKQLYDAMVERCGPSKTSGPK; via the exons ATGGAGAGCGCTCTTCTTTCTGCTTCCCGCTTCACTACTACTCTACACA AGAGAGAAGTAGTAGGTGGGCCAGTGGCTGTGAGGAAATTACAGAGCTCATTCTATGGAAAAGAGATTAATAATAGTCATGCTCTTTTCACCAGAAACTTCAAAAGAATTCATCTCACTGTCACCTCAGTG ATGCGGAGGAAACTAACTAAGAAGGAGACTGTTGTTCCTGACCCTGATTACCGAATTCCAATTGTCCTTCTAG GGTTATCCGGTGGTTTATTTTATGCGGAAAATCTACCAGCAGCGGTTCCTATTGGTCTTCTTGGGTTACTCCTGTTATTCCAG ACAACAAGAGTGAGATTTGTCTTTGATGATGAAGCTCTG GAGGTGAAAGTTGGGGAGCAACTCGAGGAGTCAGGTGAAAATGTTTTTGTGGGTGGAAAGAACCGCTGGAA ATATTCGACATTTGTGAACTGGGAGCTATGGTGGCCAAATTTTCCgattttggtttattttaaaGAGAAACAGACAAAACCAGAGGGACAAATCCACTTTTTTCCAGTAATTTTT aaTGGGAAGCAACTGTACGATGCTATGGTGGAGAGATGTGGTCCTTCAAAAACGAGCGGACCAAAGTAG
- the LOC132033138 gene encoding probable diphthine methyl ester synthase produces MLYIIGLGLGDEKDITLKGLEAVKKCNKVYMEAYTSLLSFGLSPNGLSNLENLYGISITIADREMVEEKADQFLNEAQSSDVAFLVVGDPFGATTHTDLVVRAKKLGVDVKVIHNASVMNAVGVCGLQLYHYGETVSIPFFTETWRPDSFYEKIRENRKLGLHTLCLLDIRVKEPTIESLCRGKKQYEPPRFMTVNTAIEQLLEVEEARGESVYGENTICVGLARLGSEDQKVVAGSMKQLLTVDFGPPLHCLVIVGKTHPVEEEMLEFYGL; encoded by the exons atgttgtatataatAGGACTAGGACTGGGAGATGAAAAAGACATAACTTTGAAAGGTCTTGAAGCTGTAAAAAAATGCAACAAAGTATACATGGAAGCTTACACttcacttctttcttttggccTCTCTCCCAATGGCCTTTCCAATCTG GAAAATCTTTATGGGATATCAATTACAATTGCAGATAGGGAAATGGTAGAGGAAAAAGCTGACCAGTTCCTTAACGAAGCTCAATCTTCTGATGTGGCTTTTCTAGTTGTTGGTGACCCTTTTGG AGCTACAACCCACACTGATCTTGTTGTCCGTGCTAAGAAGCTGGGTGTGGATGTTAAGGTGATACACAATGCATCAGTGATGAATGCTGTTGGAGTGTGTGGCTTACAGCTCTACCATTATGGAGAGACGGTTTCCATACCGTTTTTCACCGAGACCTGGAGGCCTGATAGTTTCTATGAGAAGATTAGAGAAAACCGAAAACTTGGACTACACACACTTTGCTTGTTAG ATATTCGAGTGAAAGAACCCACCATTGAGTCTCTTTGCAG AGGGAAGAAGCAGTATGAACCGCCAAGGTTTATGACAGTTAACACTGCAATCGAGCAGCTCTTAGAGGTTGAAGAAGCCCGTGGAGAATCTG TATATGGTGAAAATACAATTTGTGTTGGCTTAGCGCGGCTGGGGAGCGAAGATCAGAAAGTGGTCGCTGGTTCAATGAAGCAACTTCTAACAGTTGACTTTGGGCCTCCGTTACATTGCCTAGTCATTGTTGGCAAAACACACCCTGTTGAAGAAGAAATGCTGGAATTTTATGGGCTTTAG
- the LOC132033135 gene encoding uncharacterized protein LOC132033135 isoform X1 → MESALLSASRFTTTLHTEREVVGGPVAVRKLQSSFYGKEINNSHALFTRNFKRIHLTVTSVMRRKLTKKETVVPDPDYRIPIVLLGLSGGLFYAENLPAAVPIGLLGLLLLFQTTRVRFVFDDEALEVKVGEQLEESGENVFVGGKNRWKYSTFVNWELWWPNFPILVYFKEKQTKPEGQIHFFPVIFNGKQLYDAMVERCGPSKTSGPK, encoded by the exons ATGGAGAGCGCTCTTCTTTCTGCTTCCCGCTTCACTACTACTCTACACA CAGAGAGAGAAGTAGTAGGTGGGCCAGTGGCTGTGAGGAAATTACAGAGCTCATTCTATGGAAAAGAGATTAATAATAGTCATGCTCTTTTCACCAGAAACTTCAAAAGAATTCATCTCACTGTCACCTCAGTG ATGCGGAGGAAACTAACTAAGAAGGAGACTGTTGTTCCTGACCCTGATTACCGAATTCCAATTGTCCTTCTAG GGTTATCCGGTGGTTTATTTTATGCGGAAAATCTACCAGCAGCGGTTCCTATTGGTCTTCTTGGGTTACTCCTGTTATTCCAG ACAACAAGAGTGAGATTTGTCTTTGATGATGAAGCTCTG GAGGTGAAAGTTGGGGAGCAACTCGAGGAGTCAGGTGAAAATGTTTTTGTGGGTGGAAAGAACCGCTGGAA ATATTCGACATTTGTGAACTGGGAGCTATGGTGGCCAAATTTTCCgattttggtttattttaaaGAGAAACAGACAAAACCAGAGGGACAAATCCACTTTTTTCCAGTAATTTTT aaTGGGAAGCAACTGTACGATGCTATGGTGGAGAGATGTGGTCCTTCAAAAACGAGCGGACCAAAGTAG